AAACTAATGTGCTTGGCGTAGCGATGGAAGATGTTCCCGGAGGGCTGGCTAAGATAGCTGATGTGCTGGGCAAGGAGAATATCAATATAGATTATGCCTATGCTTTTGTCACAAAGACAGAAAAAGCGCTGCTCATCCTGAGGGTCAACGATATAAAGGCAGCAATTAGTGTTCTGGAAAGAAATAGCATTAAGTTGATAGATATGCAGGATATAAAAGACATCTGAACCTATATCCGATTTCTTTTTTAGACTTCCTGATTTCACTATCGGAACAAAAACCACTACGATTTTATAGGATCTATTAGAATTTCCATGAGATGAAAGAGGAGATCAGGCAGTGTTCTACGGTTGCACAACCCCACAATAAAATCGGGGGCTCCCATACAACAATAATTGGAGGCCGGTACGGTAAAAAACTTGTGCGTCTCATAAGCCTTCATACAGAAGTTAAGAAAATAGTGCCTTCAGTGATCACTGTGAGAGGAAAGAACAATCCTGGTGGTCTTATCATTGGTAAAGTACTGCGACCGGATGATAGAGGCAACCTGAGGCTGCTTATATCCCACGGCACTTCTTCCCAGGAACTGAGGATAATCACGACTGTGGGAGATGTGCAAAGTGGGGAGCGCATAATGAATGAACTTAACCGGATGATAGAGGAACATACCAATTGAGCGGAGCTTGGTTAAAATGATCTATGTAGGAGTGGACCATGGCACGACAGCAATGAGATTTACTGCGTTATCAGAAGGAAAAAAAGAATATATTAATCTGGAAATTCCACGTACGAATGCAGCAGCCATGTCGGGAGAGCAGATAATAGCTGCTCTTGAAAAAAAGTTTAGGGTTAGCAGAGAAGATATAGGACTTATAGCGCTCACCTATTCCATGGGTGATGGCATTACTGCTATAGAAGATATCCATACAGTACAACATAGGGGTGTGCAGAGTATCGAAGGGGCCGGTCAGAAGACAGGAGGGGGATCAAAAGTATTTGATGCCATACTTAATTCCGGCATCCCTGCGGTAGTGATCCCGGGGATTCACGAAGATAGTAACACTGATCCCAGAATGAATATATTTTCTCATTCTACCAGCCCCGAAAAGATAGGGATTGCATACCATGCCCTTTGTAAGGGACATCAGGATTTTGTACTGTCTGACATCAGTTCGAACACAGTGACCCTTGGGGTGGCAAAAGGAAAGATAATAGGGGCTATAGATGCATGCATTTTTGCTCCCGGACTGCGTCATGGACCTTTGGATGTACGAGCTATCCGTGAAGTTGACCGGGGGCAGGTGAGTGCAAATGAGGCATTTAC
This DNA window, taken from Methanomethylovorans hollandica DSM 15978, encodes the following:
- a CDS encoding ACT domain-containing protein, which translates into the protein MENRIIKQISLFSENKPGRLANIADKFRDAGVNIRAFTIAEAGDFGIIRMVVDKPDLAHEVLHDTGFTVSETNVLGVAMEDVPGGLAKIADVLGKENINIDYAYAFVTKTEKALLILRVNDIKAAISVLERNSIKLIDMQDIKDI
- a CDS encoding DUF2103 domain-containing protein; translation: MKEEIRQCSTVAQPHNKIGGSHTTIIGGRYGKKLVRLISLHTEVKKIVPSVITVRGKNNPGGLIIGKVLRPDDRGNLRLLISHGTSSQELRIITTVGDVQSGERIMNELNRMIEEHTN
- a CDS encoding methanogenesis marker 12 protein, translating into MIYVGVDHGTTAMRFTALSEGKKEYINLEIPRTNAAAMSGEQIIAALEKKFRVSREDIGLIALTYSMGDGITAIEDIHTVQHRGVQSIEGAGQKTGGGSKVFDAILNSGIPAVVIPGIHEDSNTDPRMNIFSHSTSPEKIGIAYHALCKGHQDFVLSDISSNTVTLGVAKGKIIGAIDACIFAPGLRHGPLDVRAIREVDRGQVSANEAFTNTGVLKRAGYSNRKELIDAASGKEPQALLALDTLALFAAMEIASIQVLLKDYGVQGEIFIEGSVAEIPYVVERIEHHLGVQGHVLGRWSAAIGCAEMARDIAKGSREILGLQVKFVL